The Paracoccus sp. MBLB3053 genome contains the following window.
AGAAACTGACCCAGAATCCCCATGCCTTGCGCGACATTCCCGAGAGAAATCTCGAGGTCGCGATCGGTCGTGTCGTGCGCGACCTGCGCAAGCGCCAGCGCATGACTGTCGCCGAACTCTCCGTCCAGACGGGCATTTCGACAGGGATGCTGTCGAAGATCGAGAATGGGTTGATCTCGCCCTCGCTCACCACGCTTCAGGCCCTTGCCAACGCGCTTCGCGTCCCGCTTGTGCAGCTTTTCGCGGGCTATGCCGAACCAAGGGGAGCGATGCATGTCAAGGCGGGCGCGGGCGTCGAGATCGAGCGGGCCGGGACCCGTGCCGGCCACCAGTATCACTTGCTGGGCCATATCGGCTCGAACAGTTCCGGGGTCGTGGTGGAGCCCTACATGATCACTCTCACGACCGAAAGCGACCGCTTTCCCATGTTCCAGCACGAGGGAATCGAATTGCTCTACATGCTGGAAGGTGTGGTCGGCTACCGGCATGGCGAACAGGTCTATCAGTTGGAACCCGGCGACACGCTGCTGTTCGATGCCGATGCGCCGCATGGCCCGGTGGACCTGACGACCCTGCCCGCACGCTACCTGTCGATCATCACCTATCCGCAAAGCAAATGAAAACTCCGGGCGCCCTGGCGCCCGGAGCACATCCATCACGGGCGACTTACTGCGCCTGCTTGGACATAGAAACGGCTGGTTTCAGGGCTGGCTGTTCCTCGTGCAGGGGAAGCGGTGCCCCACCATAGACGCCCTCCCCCAACCGATAGCCGACCTCGCCATGCTCGCTCGTGTCGAGGCCCTCGAACTCGCTTTCCTGCTCGACACGCAGCCCGACCAGAATATCGGCGATTTTGAGGGCGATGAAGGTGGTCACCGCCGAAACGAGGATGCTGAACCCCATGATCGCGATCTGCGGCACCATCTGGGACAGCATGGTCCGATCCTCGGCATAGCCCAGGCCGCCAAGACCAGGCGCCGCGAAAACCACCGTCAGGATGCCGCCCACAAAGGCCGCCACACCATGCACGCCGAAGACGTCGAAGGAATCGTCGTAGCCGAAGGTGCGCTTGACCGATTCAACGAAGAAGACGCAAAGCGGGGTCACCAGGAACCCGATCGCAAGCGCCCCGGCAGGACCGACGAACCCGCAGGCCGGGGTCACGGCGACAAGCCCGGCAATCGTGCCCGAAAGCATTCCGAAGGTGCTCGGCCGCTTGCGATGGACCCATTCGATGGCCATCCAGCCGAGTGCACCGCCTGCCCCGCCCAGCATGGTGTTGAGCATGATGAGAGTCGCGAAACCATTCGCCGCCAGCGCGCAGCCACCGCAGAAGGCCAGCCATCCGACCCAGAGCATCGCCCCGCCGGTATAGGTCATGGTCATATTGTGCGGCGCCATCATCTGCGTGCCGTAACCCCGGCGCGGTCCGAGGACGAGGGCGCATACCAAAGCGGCCACACCCGCATTCAGGTGCACGACGTTTCCGCCCGCGAAATCCATCACGCCGACATTGAAGACCCAGCCTCCGCCCCAGGCCATGTGGGCCATCGGAATGTAGTTGATGGTCAACCAGATACCCATGAAGATCAGCACGGCCGCGAATTTCATCCGCTCGGCAAAGGCCCCCACGATGATCGGCGGCGTGATCGCGGCAAAGAGCATCATGAAGAGCATGTAGAGATATTCGGGGATCGTGCCGACCATGCTGTCCTGGGTCACCCCGGCCATGAACAGTTTCGCCGTTCCTCCGATCACAGCGTTCAGCGAGGTCTCGCCGTCGAAGGTCAGGGAGTAGCCGTAGGCCGTCCACAGCACGCATATTAGCGAGATCGATGCCAGGATCTGTGTCAGAACGGACAGGACGTTCTTGCTGCGGGCCATGCCTGCATAGAACAGGCCCAGCCCTGGCAACATCATCAGCATCACGATCAGCGAACAGGTCGCCACGAAGGCGGTATCTCCGGCACTCAGCGCCGGCGCCGCTTCCTGCGCGATGCCGAGCCCGGGAAATGCGGCCACAAGCAGGGCCAAAGAGGCTTTCTTCAGGTTCATGCCTTACCCTCGGTGTGAAATTCACGGAAACGATGGGGGCCACGCTCGCATCCCGTCGCAAATTTCCCTTGGGTGAATTAATTCCTTTTAAAAGAAACTTTCCTTCGTGCCGGATTCAACGTCAGATTTCGCCCCTCCCGCCCTCATTGTGGAACGAATGCGCAGGAACTGTGCAGCTAGGGCAAGACGTGCCTGGCCAGAATCGCGGCCATTTCCGCGCACCGATCGAGATGGACCGATGAATATGCAGGCGACCGACGGAAACGTGCTTGATGCGGATTGGTCGCGGCATTGGGTTCGGACCAGCCGAGAAGGTTCAGGGAATGCTCGGAGGCAGCCAGCCCGACCGTCGGTGGATGACCAATGCCATGCGCGCCGATCAGACGCATGATCGAGGCATCATCAGGGATTATCCCGACGACATCGACGCGCCGCGGCCACGGCGACTATGGCCGCATCCAACCGCCTGGCCGCTGGGTGAGAGAGGTGGCATCGGTCGCCGCAGCTTCGGCAGGTTCCACGCCTTAGTGTCTGTCGCACCAGCGGCGATCCATTCCTCACTCTTGGTCATCGGGGGTTCCTGTACGGTCCGAGGTCGAAGCGACAAGCTCCACCTCGATGGCCAACATCCCGCCCGTTCACCTTCACGTCATGATCGCGAAGGACTATCGTCGCAGGAAGCCAAGGCGGTAACCTATCTTCGACCGTCCGCATCCTTGGGCCCTTGACGTGAGAACGTTCAGACGAAAGAAACGCGCGAAGGTCCCAAATCAGACGACCCAGCAGCAAGAGGGATCGACCATGACAACGCGTGTCTTCCAGATCGGCTGCACCTCCCGGAGAATGCCATGAAATTTCGTTTCCCCATCGTCATCATCGACGAAGATTTCCGCTCGGAGAATTCATCCGGCTCCGGTATCAGGGCCATGGCCGAAGCCATCGAGAAAGAGGGTTTCGAGGTTCTTGGGGTGACAAGCTATGGCGATCTGTCACAATTCGCCCAGCAGCAGTCTCGCGCCAGCGCCTTTGTCCTGTCGATCGACGATGAAGAGTTCAGCCCCGGCCCGGACGATGATCCGGTCATCACCGACCTGCGGAATTTCATCCACGAGGTGCGGCGCAAGAACGAGGACGTGCCGATCTATGTCTATGGCGAAACCAAGACCAGTCGACATATTCCGAACGACATCCTGCGCGAATTGCACGGCTTCATCCACATGTTCGAGGATACGCCGGAATTCGTTGCCCGCCATATCATCCGCGAGGCGAAAAGCTATCTCGAAGGCATCCAGCCGCCCTTCTTCAAGGCACTTTTGGACTACGCCGAGGACGGGTCATATTCGTGGCACTGCCCAGGACATTCGGGCGGCGTTGCATTTCTGAAAAGCCCGATCGGGCAGATGTATCACCAGTTCTACGGTGAGAACATGCTGCGCGCCGATGTCTGCAATGCGGTCGAGGAACTCGGTCAGCTTCTGGATCATAACGGAGCGATCGGCGCGTCGGAACGTAACGCGGCGCGCATCTTCAATGCCGATCACTGCTTCTTCGTGACGAATGGCACCTCGACCTCGAACAAGATGGTCTGGCACCATACCGTCGCGCCGGGCGATGTCGTGGTCGTCGACCGCAACTGCCACAAGTCGATCCTGCATTCGATCATCATGACCGGGGCGGTGCCGGTCTTCCTGCGCCCCACCCGCAACCATTTCGGCATTATCGGCCCGATTCCGCATAGCGAGTTCGAACCAGAGACGATCAAGGCCAAGATCCGCGCCAATCCGCTTCTGGAAGGCGTCGATGCCGAAACGGTCAAGCCGCGCATCATGACGCTGACGCAGTCGACCTATGATGGTGTTCTCTACAATACCGAGACGATCAAGGGGCTGCTCGACGGATATGTCGAAAACCTGCATTTCGACGAGGCATGGCTTCCGCACGCGGCCTTCCATCCGTTCTACGGCCATTTTCATGCCATGGGCCGCAAACGCGCGCGCACCAAGCATTCGGTGACCTATGCGACGCAGTCGATCCACAAGCTGCTCGCCGGGATCAGCCAGGCGAGCCATGTCCTCGTGCAGGATTCGCAGGATACCAAGCTAGACAGGCATCTCTTCAACGAAGCCTATCTGATGCACACCTCGACCAGCCCGCAATATTCGATCATCGCGAGCTGCGATGTCGCCGCCGCCATGATGGAGCCACCCTCGGGCACGGCGCTCGTCGAGGAAAGCATCGCCGAGGCGATGGATTTCCGCCGCGCCATGAGCAAGGTGGATGCCGAGTTCGGCGAGGATGACTGGTGGTTCCAGGTCTGGGGCCCCGACGCCCCCGAAGAAGAGGGCATCGGCCGCGCCAAGGACTGGATCCTGCGCCGCACCGATGCCGAAGGCGTCCAGCGCGACGGCGAGGATGCCTGGCACGGGTTCGGCGACATGGCGCCGGGCTTCAACATGCTCGACCCGATCAAGACGACAATCGTCACCCCCGGGCTCAATCTCGACGGCCGCTTCGAGGAAACCGGGATTCCCGCGTCCATCGTCACCAAGTATCTGGCAGAGCATGGCGTCGTGGTCGAAAAGACGGGGCTTTACAGCTTCTTCATCATGTTCACGATCGGCATCACCAAGGGCCGCTGGAATACACTTCTGACCGCACTTCAGCAGTTCAAGGACGATTACGCCAAGAACCAGCCGATGTGGCGGACGATGCCGGAATTCTGCGCCAAGTATCCGCGATACGAAAGGATGGGTCTGCGCGATCTGTGCCAACACGTTCACGAGCTATACTCCAAGTATGATGTCGCCGTGCTTTCGACCGAGATGTATCTGAGCGAGCTGACCCCCGCGATGAAGCCCAGTGACGCTTTTTCGCATATCGCGCAGCGCACCACCCAGCGCGTCCCGATCGACGAGTTGGAGGGCCGCATCACGACAAGCCTGGTCACGCCCTATCCGCCCGGCATTCCGCTGCTCATTCCCGGTGAGGTCTTCAACCGGAAGATCGTCGAATATCTGCGTTTCAACCGCGAATTCGCTCGGGAATGTCCCGGTTTCGAGACGGACATTCATGGGCTTGTGCAGGAACTCGGCGAAGACGGACTGGTCAGATATTTCGCTGATTGCGTGGCGATTTGATCGAACGGCATTCTGGGGCGGTGAAAAGCTGTTCACCGACCCAGACTTTCAATGATCATCATTCGGTGACCTGATCGAGCGCCGGGACAAGGCCGGAATGCCCCTTTCCTTCGATCCTGGGGACGGCCACAGGTCTCGCGCTTGCCTATGCTTCTGAGCTGCAGGACAAATATCGGAAAGCGAAGAGATCCAGCAAAGGAACACATAAGCTCATGCCAGACACGCAGCCCCAGGGCCTGCCCACGATCCGAACCATTGCCATGCCGGCCGACACCAATCCGGCAGGGGATATTTTTGGTGGTTGGCTTATGAGCCAGATGGACCTTGCGGCGGGCTCTGTCGCCGCGCTCACAGCTCGCGGACGAAGCGCGACAATCGCTGTCGAGGGCATGAAGTTTCATCGTCCGGTGAAGGTCGGCGATGAAGTCTCGCTTTATGCCGAGATCGTCAGCATTGGGCGAACATCCATGCGCATCAACGTGGAGGCATGGCGGCGGCAGCGTGACAGCGAAACGACCCAGAAGGTCACGGAGGCGACCTTCACCTTCGTCGCCCTCGACGATGAGGGCGGGGCCCGCCCTGTCATCGACCAAGGCTGAAGCGCATCGGGAAGCCGGCATCCTTCCAATCGAGCCATCGTTTGCCGGATCGGCTCGTCGAGCTTTCAAACAGACTTGCGTCCGGGATTTTCCGGGAATGCGCATGCCCGCTTCCACCGGGCCGCGGGGTCTATCGACAGCCATGTGGCATGACCGCGTTCCGGCGGCCTTGATCCTTAGCCCGGATCAAGGCTGACGCACGGCCGCTACGGAATGCAGACGCGCCCGGCCTTCTTGTCGCGAGCACGTCAATCAGTCTCGATTTCAAATTTCGAGCGTGACATTGCCGCGCGGATTCGAGCAGCAGGCAAGGATATAACCTTCCTCGATCTCATCCTCGGTAATCCCGCCATTATGGACCATGTGAACCTCGCCCGCGGTCTTGCGGATCTTGCAGGAGCCGCAAATCCCGAAGGTGCAGCCCGAAGGGATTGCAACACCAGCAGATCGCGCAGCGGCAAGGACGGTTTCGGTTTCATGGCAGGACGTCGTGATGCCGGAGCCCGCGAAATTGATCTCGGCCATCACGTTCATTTCGGGCAGGTCGTCGTGATGCTGCGGCGCGACGATCAGCTTGGCCTCGGAGGCTTGGGGAGCGTGGAAGCTTTCCTGATGGTATCGTTCCATATCGAACCCAAGACCTGCCAAGGCTTCGCGCACGGACTGCATGAAGTTTTCGGGCCCACAGCAGAACACTTCACGTTCAAGATAGTCTGGCGCCATCAATCCCAGCATCAGCTGGTTGAATCGGCCCTGATAGCCGGTCCAGGGCTGATAGGGGTCAGGTTCCTGGACGACCCATTTAAGGTCCAGCCCGTCGATCCGCGTCGCCATGTGTTCAAGCCGACGCTTGAATATGATCTCCGAAGGGCGCCGTGCACAGTTCACGAAGAC
Protein-coding sequences here:
- a CDS encoding acyl-CoA thioesterase, with product MPDTQPQGLPTIRTIAMPADTNPAGDIFGGWLMSQMDLAAGSVAALTARGRSATIAVEGMKFHRPVKVGDEVSLYAEIVSIGRTSMRINVEAWRRQRDSETTQKVTEATFTFVALDDEGGARPVIDQG
- a CDS encoding arginine/lysine/ornithine decarboxylase — its product is MKFRFPIVIIDEDFRSENSSGSGIRAMAEAIEKEGFEVLGVTSYGDLSQFAQQQSRASAFVLSIDDEEFSPGPDDDPVITDLRNFIHEVRRKNEDVPIYVYGETKTSRHIPNDILRELHGFIHMFEDTPEFVARHIIREAKSYLEGIQPPFFKALLDYAEDGSYSWHCPGHSGGVAFLKSPIGQMYHQFYGENMLRADVCNAVEELGQLLDHNGAIGASERNAARIFNADHCFFVTNGTSTSNKMVWHHTVAPGDVVVVDRNCHKSILHSIIMTGAVPVFLRPTRNHFGIIGPIPHSEFEPETIKAKIRANPLLEGVDAETVKPRIMTLTQSTYDGVLYNTETIKGLLDGYVENLHFDEAWLPHAAFHPFYGHFHAMGRKRARTKHSVTYATQSIHKLLAGISQASHVLVQDSQDTKLDRHLFNEAYLMHTSTSPQYSIIASCDVAAAMMEPPSGTALVEESIAEAMDFRRAMSKVDAEFGEDDWWFQVWGPDAPEEEGIGRAKDWILRRTDAEGVQRDGEDAWHGFGDMAPGFNMLDPIKTTIVTPGLNLDGRFEETGIPASIVTKYLAEHGVVVEKTGLYSFFIMFTIGITKGRWNTLLTALQQFKDDYAKNQPMWRTMPEFCAKYPRYERMGLRDLCQHVHELYSKYDVAVLSTEMYLSELTPAMKPSDAFSHIAQRTTQRVPIDELEGRITTSLVTPYPPGIPLLIPGEVFNRKIVEYLRFNREFARECPGFETDIHGLVQELGEDGLVRYFADCVAI
- a CDS encoding helix-turn-helix domain-containing protein, producing MAENAEKLTQNPHALRDIPERNLEVAIGRVVRDLRKRQRMTVAELSVQTGISTGMLSKIENGLISPSLTTLQALANALRVPLVQLFAGYAEPRGAMHVKAGAGVEIERAGTRAGHQYHLLGHIGSNSSGVVVEPYMITLTTESDRFPMFQHEGIELLYMLEGVVGYRHGEQVYQLEPGDTLLFDADAPHGPVDLTTLPARYLSIITYPQSK
- a CDS encoding hybrid-cluster NAD(P)-dependent oxidoreductase, with the protein product MVSKQAAAELVWTDDEPLECVSVLPEAPNVVTVCFQSPSGRPFNFHPGQFITLELPVPGGPLYRTYTISSSPSRPKSLSVTIKAQADSIGTRWIIENLQPGATLKGSGPAGHFTSTQHPAEKYLFISAGSGITPMMSMTTDIYDHGRNCDIVFVNCARRPSEIIFKRRLEHMATRIDGLDLKWVVQEPDPYQPWTGYQGRFNQLMLGLMAPDYLEREVFCCGPENFMQSVREALAGLGFDMERYHQESFHAPQASEAKLIVAPQHHDDLPEMNVMAEINFAGSGITTSCHETETVLAAARSAGVAIPSGCTFGICGSCKIRKTAGEVHMVHNGGITEDEIEEGYILACCSNPRGNVTLEI
- a CDS encoding ammonium transporter; the encoded protein is MNLKKASLALLVAAFPGLGIAQEAAPALSAGDTAFVATCSLIVMLMMLPGLGLFYAGMARSKNVLSVLTQILASISLICVLWTAYGYSLTFDGETSLNAVIGGTAKLFMAGVTQDSMVGTIPEYLYMLFMMLFAAITPPIIVGAFAERMKFAAVLIFMGIWLTINYIPMAHMAWGGGWVFNVGVMDFAGGNVVHLNAGVAALVCALVLGPRRGYGTQMMAPHNMTMTYTGGAMLWVGWLAFCGGCALAANGFATLIMLNTMLGGAGGALGWMAIEWVHRKRPSTFGMLSGTIAGLVAVTPACGFVGPAGALAIGFLVTPLCVFFVESVKRTFGYDDSFDVFGVHGVAAFVGGILTVVFAAPGLGGLGYAEDRTMLSQMVPQIAIMGFSILVSAVTTFIALKIADILVGLRVEQESEFEGLDTSEHGEVGYRLGEGVYGGAPLPLHEEQPALKPAVSMSKQAQ